Proteins encoded within one genomic window of Aurantiacibacter spongiae:
- the nadC gene encoding carboxylating nicotinate-nucleotide diphosphorylase, protein MKEFRIEGFDLATFVRDTLAEDLGEGLPGGGADVTAESVIPADARFSGVMDSRDAIVVAGLPVAEAFFRRLDPGMEIAMLVEEGAEVEPGTDLMRLSGNARAMLTAERSALNTVQHLSGIATMVREYVRAMDDADCTLLDTRKTIPGLRQLEKYAVRTGGGSNHRMGLWDAAMIKDNHILVAGSVGEAVRRAREAGVGRIICEVDRLDQIEPALAAGADHILLDNMDADTLREAVGIIAGRAASEASGGIDLTTIAAKAATGVDFVSVGRLTQSAPAADIGLDFTPL, encoded by the coding sequence GTGAAAGAGTTCCGCATCGAAGGCTTCGACCTTGCCACCTTTGTCCGCGACACGCTGGCCGAGGATCTCGGCGAAGGACTGCCCGGCGGCGGGGCGGACGTGACGGCCGAGAGCGTGATTCCGGCAGATGCGCGGTTCTCGGGCGTGATGGATAGCCGCGACGCGATCGTCGTCGCCGGCCTGCCGGTCGCCGAGGCGTTCTTTCGCCGGCTCGATCCCGGGATGGAGATCGCGATGCTGGTCGAGGAGGGGGCCGAGGTCGAACCGGGCACCGATCTCATGCGCCTGTCGGGCAATGCCCGCGCCATGCTGACCGCAGAGCGCAGCGCGTTGAACACCGTGCAGCACCTGTCGGGTATCGCCACCATGGTGCGCGAATACGTGCGCGCGATGGATGATGCCGATTGCACCTTGCTCGACACGCGCAAGACCATTCCGGGTCTGCGGCAGCTGGAGAAATACGCCGTCCGCACCGGCGGGGGCAGCAATCACCGCATGGGGTTGTGGGACGCGGCGATGATCAAGGACAACCACATCCTCGTCGCCGGAAGTGTTGGGGAGGCGGTTCGCCGGGCGCGCGAGGCGGGCGTGGGACGCATCATCTGCGAGGTCGACCGCCTGGACCAGATCGAACCGGCACTTGCCGCGGGGGCGGACCACATCCTGCTCGACAACATGGACGCCGACACGCTGCGCGAGGCGGTCGGCATCATTGCCGGCCGCGCCGCGAGCGAGGCGTCGGGGGGTATCGACCTCACCACGATTGCGGCGAAAGCGGCAACGGGCGTGGACTTCGTTTCGGTCGGACGGCTTACGCAAAGCGCGCCGGCGGCCGATATCGGGCTCGATTTCACGCCGCTGTGA
- a CDS encoding ribonuclease T2 family protein, translating into MARHARSIAAAGTLAAAAAVALAAPGMPGNARAQAYQCRVPSGPVILPNVRRDGPVRRVPVGGYTLALSWSPEFCRFREGNARHARQCSGREGRFAFVVHGLWPEGRRGGWPQWCPTDRRPSQTEVRASLCMTPDAGLIAHEWAKHGSCMVRDPDGYLRITRILWNSLRWPDFDRLSRDRDLSASDIRNAFADANRYWEPEMVGLVLNERGWLEEMRLCYDTRFRPARCDARRFGPADAERVRIWRGL; encoded by the coding sequence ATGGCTCGCCACGCGCGGTCGATAGCGGCGGCGGGCACGCTGGCGGCGGCTGCCGCGGTCGCCCTCGCCGCACCGGGCATGCCCGGAAACGCGCGGGCGCAGGCCTACCAGTGCCGCGTTCCGTCCGGCCCCGTAATCCTGCCGAATGTCCGCCGTGACGGACCGGTGCGGAGGGTGCCGGTCGGCGGATACACCCTCGCCCTCAGCTGGAGCCCCGAATTCTGCCGCTTCCGCGAGGGAAATGCCCGCCACGCACGCCAGTGTTCGGGGCGCGAAGGACGGTTCGCCTTCGTGGTTCACGGTCTGTGGCCGGAAGGGCGGCGGGGCGGCTGGCCGCAATGGTGCCCCACCGACCGCCGCCCCTCGCAAACGGAGGTCCGCGCGAGCCTGTGCATGACACCCGATGCGGGCCTGATCGCGCATGAATGGGCCAAGCACGGCTCGTGCATGGTGCGCGATCCGGACGGATATCTCAGAATCACGCGCATCTTATGGAATTCGCTGCGCTGGCCCGACTTCGATCGCCTGTCCCGCGACCGCGATCTGAGCGCCTCCGATATCCGCAACGCCTTCGCCGACGCCAATCGCTACTGGGAGCCGGAGATGGTCGGCCTCGTCCTCAACGAACGCGGCTGGCTGGAGGAAATGCGTCTGTGCTACGATACCCGTTTCCGCCCTGCTCGCTGCGACGCGCGGCGGTTCGGCCCGGCGGACGCCGAGCGGGTACGGATCTGGCGCGGGTTGTGA